One Capra hircus breed San Clemente unplaced genomic scaffold, ASM170441v1, whole genome shotgun sequence DNA window includes the following coding sequences:
- the LOC102186917 gene encoding olfactory receptor 2H1, translating into MVNHSSPVDFFLLGFSEHPGLERNLFVVVSISYLLTLVGNTLIILLSVLDPRLHSPMYFFLSNLSFLDLCFTTSCVPQMLVHLWGPRKTISFLGCSVQLFIFLFLGTTECVLLTVMAFDRYVAVCQPLHYATIIHPRLCRQLAAVAWVMGLVQSVVQTPPTLHLPFCPHRQINDFVCEVPSLIQLSCGDTTYNEIQLAVSSVIFLVMPLTLILISYGAIARAVLRINSAIAWRKALGTCSSHLIVVTLFYSLVIAVYLQPKNPYTQKRGKFFGLFYAVGTPLLNPLVYTLRNKEVKRALRRLLGKDKDSREN; encoded by the coding sequence ATGGTCAACCACAGCTCCCCGGTGGACTTCTTCCTTCTGGGCTTCTCTGAACACCCAGGGCTTGAAAGAAACCTCTTCGTGGTTGTCTCGATCTCTTACCTCCTGACTCTGGTTGGCAACACACTCATCATCCTGCTGTCGGTGCTGGACCCCAGGCTCCACTCCCcgatgtacttcttcctctccaacctCTCCTTCCTGGACCTCTGCTTCACCACAAGCTGTGTCCCACAGATGCTGGTCCACCTCTGGGGCCCAAGGAAGACCATCAGCTTCCTTGGCTGCTCTGTCCAGCTCTTCATCTTCCTGTTTCTGGGGACCACGGAGTGTGTCCTCCTGACCGTGATGGCCTTTGACCGCTATGTGGCTGTCTGCCAGCCCCTCCATTATGCCACCATCATCCACCCCCGCCTGTGCCGGCAGCTGGCGGCCGTGGCCTGGGTAATGGGTCTGGTCCAATCAGTAGTCCAGACACCACCAACCCTCCACCTGCCCTTCTGCCCACATCGGCAAATAAATGACTTTGTGTGTGAAGTCCCTTCTCTGATTCAACTGTCCTGTGGAGACACCACCTACAATGAAATCCAGTTAGCTGTGTCCAGTGTCATCTTCCTGGTCATGCCGCTTACCCTCATCCTTATCTCTTACGGTGCCATTGCCCGGGCAGTGCTGAGGATTAACTCGGCCATAGCATGGAGGAAGGCTCTGGGGACGTGCTCCTCCCATCTCATTGTGGTCACCCTTTTCTACAGTTTAGTCATTGCAGTCTACCTCCAGCCCAAAAATCCCTACACCCAGAAGAGGGGCAAGTTCTTTGGTCTCTTCTATGCAGTAGGCACTCCTTTACTTAATCCCCTCGTATACACCCTGAGGAACAAGGAGGTAAAGAGGGCACTCAGGAGGTTGCTGGGGAAAGACAAGGACTCCCGGGAGAACTAA